One genomic segment of Amycolatopsis granulosa includes these proteins:
- a CDS encoding winged helix-turn-helix transcriptional regulator, producing MTDERRSGCPINLSVEVLGDKWSLVVIRDMMFGNRRHFRELLHNSEERIASNILASRLQRLTRLGLVTRAPDPAHKQKVIYSLTEPAIQLVPIMAHLGAWGRRHLPVTRELAVRAELLERGGPALWDEFMDELREQHLGIPRPAGRESVFAELRAAYAAALAEQPA from the coding sequence GTGACGGACGAACGCCGGTCGGGCTGCCCGATCAACCTCTCGGTCGAGGTGCTGGGGGACAAGTGGTCCCTGGTGGTCATCCGGGACATGATGTTCGGTAACCGGCGCCACTTCCGCGAGCTGCTGCACAACTCGGAGGAGCGGATCGCGTCGAACATCCTCGCGTCTCGGTTGCAGCGGCTCACGCGGCTGGGCCTGGTGACGCGTGCCCCGGACCCGGCGCACAAGCAGAAGGTGATCTACAGCCTGACCGAGCCGGCGATCCAGCTCGTGCCGATCATGGCCCACCTCGGCGCGTGGGGCCGCCGGCACCTGCCGGTCACCCGGGAGCTGGCCGTCCGGGCCGAGCTGCTGGAGCGCGGCGGCCCGGCGCTGTGGGACGAGTTCATGGACGAACTGCGCGAGCAGCACCTGGGGATCCCGCGCCCGGCGGGCCGCGAGTCGGTGTTCGCCGAGCTGCGTGCCGCCTACGCCGCCGCACTCGCCGAACAGCCCGCCTGA
- a CDS encoding FAD-dependent monooxygenase, with amino-acid sequence MSKTVLISGAGIAGPSVAFWLNRLGYSTTVVERAPALREGGQAVDFRGEQMEVLRRMGLLEEVRARRTSMGEQHILDASGNRVASLPASMISGEVEIQRGDLSRVLYEATRADTEYVFGDWITALTDTGSAVEVTFAHGAPRTVDLVVGADGLHSAVRALTFGPESRFRTDMGYVCAGCSVPNHLLLDHAGLIYNVPGRGVTYAAQDPDGPASVGFVFAANGLNYDRKDEAQLKRLITEVYAGVGWEVPRLLAALRDVDDLYFDELAHICLPAYTSGRVALVGDAGWGVGPGGGGTGLAMMAAHVLAGELAAAGGDHTVAFPRYESEVRPAAEAGAKQAKGTGPFLAPRTARGLWLRNQSHRLLTTRLFSGVFDKLTLKAANTLRLKDYGL; translated from the coding sequence ATGAGCAAGACCGTGCTGATCTCCGGTGCCGGCATCGCCGGGCCGTCCGTGGCCTTCTGGCTGAACCGCCTGGGCTACTCGACGACGGTGGTGGAGCGGGCACCCGCGCTGCGCGAGGGCGGGCAGGCCGTGGACTTCCGCGGTGAGCAGATGGAGGTCCTGCGCCGCATGGGGTTGCTGGAGGAGGTCCGGGCGCGGCGGACGTCGATGGGGGAGCAGCACATCCTGGACGCGTCCGGGAACCGCGTCGCGAGCCTGCCGGCATCGATGATCAGCGGTGAGGTCGAGATCCAGCGCGGCGACCTGAGCCGCGTGCTGTACGAGGCGACCCGTGCCGACACCGAGTACGTCTTCGGCGACTGGATCACGGCGCTGACCGACACCGGATCCGCGGTCGAGGTCACTTTCGCGCACGGCGCGCCACGCACCGTGGACCTGGTCGTCGGTGCCGACGGCCTGCATTCGGCGGTGCGGGCACTGACGTTCGGGCCGGAGTCGCGGTTCCGGACGGACATGGGTTACGTCTGCGCCGGGTGCAGCGTGCCGAACCACCTGCTCCTCGACCACGCCGGGCTGATCTACAACGTGCCCGGCCGGGGCGTGACGTACGCGGCGCAGGACCCGGACGGCCCCGCGAGCGTCGGTTTCGTGTTCGCCGCGAACGGGCTGAACTACGACCGCAAGGACGAGGCCCAGCTGAAGCGGCTCATCACCGAGGTCTACGCCGGGGTCGGCTGGGAGGTGCCGCGGCTGCTGGCCGCCCTCCGCGACGTGGACGACCTGTACTTCGACGAGCTCGCGCACATCTGTCTGCCCGCCTACACGAGCGGCCGGGTGGCTCTGGTGGGCGACGCGGGCTGGGGCGTCGGACCGGGCGGCGGCGGGACCGGCCTGGCGATGATGGCCGCGCACGTGCTCGCCGGGGAGCTGGCGGCGGCGGGCGGGGACCACACCGTCGCGTTCCCGCGGTACGAGTCGGAGGTGCGCCCGGCCGCCGAGGCGGGCGCCAAGCAGGCCAAGGGCACCGGTCCGTTCCTCGCGCCCCGGACGGCGCGCGGGCTGTGGCTGCGGAACCAGTCGCACCGGCTGCTGACCACCCGGTTGTTCTCCGGGGTCTTCGACAAGCTCACCCTGAAGGCGGCCAACACCCTCCGGCTGAAGGACTACGGTCTCTGA
- the yaaA gene encoding peroxide stress protein YaaA, with translation MLVLLPPSETKAAGGDGPPLDLGALSFPDLNPLRRKLADALTDLAGNVPESRKVLGLSARQVDEVARNAALWTAPTLPALERYTGVLYDALGYASLRSAARARADRRLAVASALFGVARGTDRIPAYRLSGGTTLPALGSLRSLWRPVLEPALAEVDGLVVDLRSGAYAALARVPHAITVRVVSASGQTVSHFNKAYKGKLAAALATAGREPSTVEGLIGTAERAGITLDRVGEQELELVTDR, from the coding sequence GTGCTGGTGCTGCTGCCTCCTTCGGAGACCAAGGCCGCCGGTGGGGACGGGCCGCCGCTGGATCTCGGCGCGCTGTCGTTTCCCGACCTGAACCCGCTGCGCCGCAAGCTGGCCGACGCGCTGACGGACCTGGCGGGCAACGTTCCGGAAAGCCGGAAGGTCCTCGGTTTGTCAGCGAGGCAGGTGGACGAGGTGGCGCGCAACGCCGCGCTGTGGACCGCGCCCACCCTGCCCGCGCTCGAGCGGTACACCGGGGTGCTCTACGACGCACTCGGGTACGCCTCGCTGCGTTCCGCGGCCCGGGCCAGGGCGGATCGCCGGCTCGCGGTCGCCTCGGCGTTGTTCGGTGTCGCCCGCGGCACCGACCGCATCCCGGCCTACCGGCTCTCCGGCGGCACCACACTGCCCGCGCTGGGCAGCCTGCGCTCGCTGTGGCGCCCGGTGCTCGAACCCGCACTGGCCGAAGTGGACGGTCTGGTCGTGGATCTGCGTTCCGGCGCGTACGCCGCGCTGGCTCGCGTCCCGCACGCGATCACCGTCCGCGTGGTCTCGGCGAGCGGTCAGACCGTCAGTCACTTCAACAAGGCGTACAAGGGAAAGCTCGCCGCCGCGCTGGCGACCGCCGGGCGCGAACCCTCCACAGTGGAGGGGCTGATCGGCACCGCCGAGCGCGCCGGGATCACCCTGGACCGGGTTGGCGAGCAGGAGCTGGAGCTGGTCACCGACCGGTGA
- a CDS encoding 8-amino-7-oxononanoate synthase, producing the protein MNVPAPSPGQVFDWLDVAAEKRAAAGLTRRLRPRGATSRELDLAGNDYLGLARDKRVAGAAAAAALRWGAGATGSRLTTGSTELHTELEYELARFCGAQAALVFSSGFTANLGAVTALSGTESAIVSDKHVHASLIEGCRLSRTDVAAVNHGDPAAVEHALATRRKPRALVVTDSVFSVDGDLAPLRELSRACREHGAALLVDDAHGFGVLGDGGRGGVHAAGLAGEPDVVTTISLSHSLGAQGGAVLGPRRVIRHLAETARSFVFGTGLAPAGAAAALAALGVLKSEPGLPEKARTHAVTLANGLRTAGLRVSSPEAAVVSVQAPSAEAAAEWAGHCAEQGVLVGCFQPPSVPDGVSRLRLTARADLAESDVDTAVKVISESAPAGVAS; encoded by the coding sequence GTGAACGTACCGGCACCCTCCCCAGGGCAGGTTTTCGACTGGCTCGACGTCGCGGCGGAGAAGCGCGCTGCTGCCGGACTGACCCGCCGGCTGCGGCCGCGCGGAGCCACCTCCAGGGAGCTGGATCTCGCCGGGAACGACTACCTGGGCCTGGCCCGCGACAAGCGGGTGGCCGGTGCGGCCGCCGCGGCCGCGCTGCGCTGGGGAGCGGGCGCGACGGGTTCCCGGCTGACCACCGGGTCGACGGAGCTGCACACGGAACTCGAGTACGAGCTGGCCCGGTTCTGCGGCGCGCAGGCCGCGCTGGTGTTCTCCTCCGGGTTCACGGCCAACCTGGGCGCCGTGACCGCGCTGTCCGGCACCGAATCGGCGATCGTCAGCGACAAGCACGTCCACGCCTCGCTGATCGAGGGCTGCCGGCTGTCCCGCACGGATGTCGCCGCGGTCAACCACGGAGATCCGGCTGCGGTCGAGCACGCCCTCGCGACGCGCCGCAAGCCTCGCGCGCTGGTGGTGACCGATTCGGTGTTCTCGGTCGACGGCGATCTCGCCCCGCTGCGCGAGCTGTCCCGGGCGTGCCGCGAGCACGGCGCGGCACTGCTGGTCGACGACGCGCACGGGTTCGGGGTGCTCGGCGACGGCGGCCGGGGCGGGGTGCACGCGGCCGGGCTGGCCGGTGAGCCGGACGTGGTCACCACGATCAGCTTGTCCCACTCCCTCGGCGCGCAGGGCGGCGCCGTCCTCGGGCCGCGCCGGGTGATCCGCCACCTCGCCGAAACGGCCCGCAGCTTCGTCTTCGGCACCGGCCTCGCCCCGGCCGGCGCGGCGGCGGCGCTGGCCGCGCTCGGGGTGCTCAAGTCCGAGCCCGGCCTGCCGGAGAAAGCCCGCACCCACGCGGTGACGCTGGCGAACGGGCTCCGCACGGCCGGGTTGCGGGTGAGCAGCCCGGAGGCCGCGGTCGTGTCGGTGCAGGCGCCCTCGGCCGAGGCGGCCGCCGAGTGGGCGGGCCACTGCGCCGAGCAGGGCGTGCTGGTCGGCTGCTTCCAGCCGCCGTCGGTCCCCGACGGTGTGTCCCGTCTGCGCCTGACCGCCAGGGCCGACCTCGCGGAGTCCGATGTGGACACCGCGGTGAAGGTGATCAGCGAGTCGGCACCAGCCGGCGTCGCATCCTGA
- a CDS encoding PIG-L deacetylase family protein, which translates to MTETRPAAMPENWNRALAVVAHPDDLEYGTAGAIARWTRQGKSVVYLLASRGEAGIDSMPPEEAGPLRTREQLAAARVVGVEEVEFLDHPDGLIENGIPLRRDIAAAIRRHRPELVVTINHRDTFDGGGFNMADHRHVGAATLDAVRDAANRWLFRDLGLDPWGGVRWIAVSGSPAPTHAVDITGTFDLAVASLREHRAYLAALGGDMAEPEPFLRRFAAAAGESIGVPLACTFELFEV; encoded by the coding sequence ATGACCGAGACGAGACCGGCCGCGATGCCCGAGAACTGGAACCGGGCACTCGCGGTGGTCGCCCATCCCGACGATCTCGAGTACGGCACCGCCGGGGCGATCGCGCGGTGGACGCGTCAGGGGAAGTCCGTGGTCTACCTGCTCGCCTCGCGCGGCGAGGCCGGGATCGACAGCATGCCGCCCGAGGAGGCCGGGCCGCTGCGCACGCGCGAGCAACTGGCCGCGGCCCGGGTCGTCGGCGTCGAGGAGGTCGAGTTCCTGGACCACCCGGACGGCCTCATCGAGAACGGGATCCCGCTGCGGCGCGACATCGCCGCGGCCATCCGACGGCACCGTCCGGAGCTGGTCGTGACGATCAACCACCGCGACACGTTCGACGGTGGCGGGTTCAACATGGCCGACCACCGCCACGTCGGCGCGGCGACGCTGGACGCGGTCCGGGACGCGGCCAACCGCTGGCTGTTCCGCGATCTGGGGCTCGACCCGTGGGGCGGCGTGCGGTGGATCGCGGTGAGCGGTTCGCCCGCACCGACGCACGCCGTGGACATCACCGGCACGTTCGACCTGGCCGTCGCTTCGCTGCGCGAGCACAGGGCGTACCTGGCCGCACTGGGCGGCGACATGGCCGAACCCGAGCCGTTCCTGCGGCGGTTCGCGGCCGCCGCGGGTGAGTCGATCGGGGTGCCGCTCGCCTGCACCTTCGAACTGTTCGAGGTCTAG
- a CDS encoding NAD(P)/FAD-dependent oxidoreductase → MRVIVIGSGIAGASTAHQLARRGAEVVVVDAAREGVATSAGAGIVCPWTSRRGDDEYRFAASAAAYYPELLAQLAEDGAGDTSFEVVGGMVVSADEAELDEAYRRVGERAAGQPAAGEVTRLDPAQARELFPALAPELAAVHVSGGGRVDGRRLRQALLGAAVTRGARIVAGAAELTPGGVRVAGEELGADRVVVAAGAWTGELLPSVPVAPQRGQISHFELPGVDTAHWPVVLPVSSHYLLAFPGSRVVAGATRETGSGFDHRITAGGQREVLDHALTVAPGLAEATLLETRIGFRPASPDGLPLLGPLEDRPDVLLATGFGPGGLTVGPFAGRLVAALALGEEVPVDLAPYRPDRFTGR, encoded by the coding sequence ATGCGCGTCATCGTGATCGGGTCCGGGATTGCCGGGGCGAGTACCGCACACCAGCTCGCTCGTCGCGGCGCCGAGGTGGTCGTGGTCGACGCCGCCCGCGAGGGAGTGGCGACGTCCGCCGGTGCGGGGATCGTGTGCCCGTGGACCAGCCGCCGGGGCGACGACGAGTACCGGTTCGCCGCGTCCGCGGCGGCCTACTACCCCGAACTGCTGGCCCAGCTCGCCGAGGACGGTGCGGGGGACACCTCGTTCGAGGTCGTCGGCGGCATGGTGGTCTCGGCCGACGAGGCCGAACTGGACGAGGCGTACCGCCGGGTCGGTGAGCGTGCCGCCGGCCAGCCGGCCGCGGGCGAGGTCACCCGGCTCGATCCCGCGCAGGCCCGCGAGCTGTTCCCGGCCCTGGCGCCCGAGCTGGCCGCCGTGCACGTCTCCGGCGGCGGCCGGGTGGACGGACGACGCCTCCGGCAGGCGCTGCTCGGCGCGGCGGTGACGCGGGGCGCGCGGATCGTCGCGGGAGCGGCGGAGCTGACGCCCGGCGGTGTCCGGGTCGCCGGTGAGGAGCTGGGCGCCGACCGGGTCGTCGTCGCGGCGGGCGCGTGGACCGGTGAGCTGCTGCCGTCGGTGCCGGTGGCGCCGCAGCGCGGCCAGATCAGCCACTTCGAGCTGCCCGGGGTGGACACCGCGCACTGGCCGGTGGTGCTGCCGGTGTCCAGCCACTACCTGCTGGCCTTCCCCGGTTCGCGGGTCGTGGCGGGCGCCACCCGCGAGACCGGTTCCGGCTTCGACCACCGGATCACCGCGGGCGGCCAGCGGGAGGTGCTCGACCACGCGCTGACCGTCGCGCCCGGGCTGGCGGAGGCGACCCTGCTGGAAACGCGGATCGGGTTCCGGCCGGCCTCGCCGGACGGCCTGCCGCTGCTCGGGCCGCTCGAGGACCGCCCGGACGTGCTGCTCGCCACCGGCTTCGGTCCCGGCGGGCTCACCGTGGGACCGTTCGCCGGACGGCTCGTCGCCGCCCTCGCGCTCGGCGAGGAGGTGCCGGTGGACCTGGCGCCCTACCGGCCGGACCGGTTCACCGGTCGGTGA
- a CDS encoding S1 family peptidase, with protein sequence MAKHRRRDRKFRLALTAAIAAAAFLPVAAVAMPSSGARPNIVGGSEASIGSYPYAVYLTDKSGNQFCGGVLVSSTAVATAAHCAKAVQRSDLRVVAGRQDKRTNDGKVVPVREVWVPDSFSDPGKGDDVAVLKLAQSLPYRPVNLPADDSLYAEGTQATVLGWGRTADGGARSDYLRKAEVPVIGDAGCAASYSNYDSRSMVCAGYPQGQVDACQGDSGGPLVVGDTLIGLVSWGDGCARPGKPGVYTRVLTYAGEIRSEAGSSRLVFW encoded by the coding sequence ATGGCGAAGCACCGTCGACGCGACCGCAAGTTCCGCCTGGCGCTGACCGCGGCGATCGCAGCCGCCGCCTTCCTGCCGGTGGCCGCGGTGGCCATGCCGAGCAGCGGCGCCCGCCCGAACATCGTGGGTGGCAGCGAGGCGTCCATCGGCAGTTACCCGTACGCGGTGTACCTGACCGACAAGAGCGGCAACCAGTTCTGCGGCGGTGTCCTCGTCAGCTCGACGGCGGTCGCGACGGCGGCCCACTGCGCCAAGGCCGTGCAGCGGTCGGACCTGCGGGTCGTGGCCGGCCGCCAGGACAAGCGCACGAACGACGGCAAGGTCGTGCCGGTGCGTGAGGTGTGGGTGCCGGACTCCTTCTCCGATCCCGGCAAGGGCGACGACGTCGCGGTCCTGAAACTGGCCCAGAGCCTGCCCTACCGGCCCGTGAACCTGCCCGCGGACGACTCGCTCTACGCCGAGGGCACGCAGGCGACCGTGCTGGGCTGGGGCCGCACCGCCGACGGCGGCGCGCGTTCGGACTACCTGCGCAAGGCCGAGGTGCCGGTGATCGGCGACGCCGGCTGCGCGGCCAGCTACTCCAACTACGACTCCCGCTCGATGGTGTGCGCCGGTTACCCGCAGGGCCAGGTGGACGCGTGCCAGGGCGACTCGGGCGGCCCGCTGGTCGTCGGCGACACGCTGATCGGGCTGGTGTCGTGGGGCGACGGCTGCGCGCGGCCGGGCAAGCCGGGCGTGTACACGCGGGTGCTGACCTACGCCGGCGAGATTCGCAGCGAAGCCGGGTCGTCGCGGCTCGTGTTCTGGTAG
- a CDS encoding M15 family metallopeptidase has protein sequence MALLLALGLVACGAPPGPPPPPVPSPQLPATTTTTPPPAPGTTTSTAPPSWQVGATPLPRRPDGFGEIRPTPAALRDRRLPTEDFLPPPADGRYAATIRPVPPDVLARSTWQSACPVPASGLRYLTMSFWGFDGRAHTGEMLVNASVAEPVTRVFGQLFQARFAIEEMRVTSPAELDAPPTGDGNNTSAFVCRPVRGQTNWSAHAYGLAIDLDPFCNPYTKGDLVLPELSSAYLDRSWVRPGMVEAGDATVRAFAAIGWSWGGAWREPTDRMHFTATGG, from the coding sequence GTGGCGCTGCTGCTGGCGCTCGGGCTCGTGGCGTGCGGCGCCCCGCCCGGGCCGCCGCCCCCGCCCGTGCCCTCGCCCCAGCTCCCGGCGACCACGACCACCACGCCGCCGCCGGCCCCCGGCACCACCACTTCCACCGCTCCCCCGTCCTGGCAGGTGGGCGCCACGCCGCTGCCCCGGAGGCCGGACGGCTTCGGCGAGATCCGCCCGACCCCGGCCGCGCTGCGCGACCGCCGCCTGCCGACCGAGGACTTCCTCCCGCCGCCCGCCGACGGCCGCTACGCCGCCACGATCCGCCCGGTCCCGCCGGACGTGCTGGCCCGCAGCACCTGGCAGTCCGCGTGCCCGGTTCCCGCGTCCGGGCTGCGGTACCTGACGATGTCCTTCTGGGGCTTCGACGGCCGGGCGCACACCGGTGAGATGCTGGTCAACGCCTCGGTGGCGGAACCCGTGACGCGGGTGTTCGGGCAGCTGTTCCAGGCGCGGTTCGCCATCGAGGAGATGCGGGTCACCTCCCCGGCCGAGCTGGACGCGCCCCCGACCGGGGACGGCAACAACACCAGCGCCTTCGTGTGCCGCCCGGTCCGGGGCCAGACGAACTGGTCCGCGCACGCCTACGGCCTGGCCATCGACCTGGACCCGTTCTGCAACCCCTACACCAAGGGTGATCTGGTGCTGCCGGAACTGTCCTCGGCCTACCTGGACCGGTCGTGGGTACGGCCGGGCATGGTCGAAGCGGGCGACGCGACCGTGCGGGCCTTCGCCGCGATCGGGTGGAGCTGGGGCGGGGCCTGGCGGGAGCCGACGGACCGGATGCACTTCACGGCCACCGGCGGGTAG
- a CDS encoding DEAD/DEAH box helicase — MSITLESTSTVQSFADLNLPEPLLGALRKAGIDAPFPIQSATLPDALAGRDVLGRAQTGSGKTLAFGLALLARLDGGKARSRKPRGLVLVPTRELALQVSDALTPLARALGLWCRTAVGGMAFPRQADALHRGVDLLIATPGRLSDHVRQGTADLGEVQFVAIDEADQMADMGFLPQVREILDLTPADGQRLLFSATLDGDVGQLVNRYLHDPVEHSVAPATASVDTMDHYVFQVSRQEKQSVITEIGAREGRTIMFVRTKHHVDRLTDRLRERGVRAGALHGGKSQGQRNRVLQDFRDGHTTVLVATDVAARGIHVDDVSLVLHVDPAADHKDYLHRAGRTARAGASGTVVTLITPDQRRTVRRMTDQAGVRADQLVVRPGDAKLADITGAREPSGVPVVERPRDTAPRRSGARGFGGPQRPRRSGYGDRDRGHSGGYRQGRPSRGPRRSTPSAG, encoded by the coding sequence GTGAGCATCACCCTTGAGTCCACTTCCACCGTGCAGTCGTTTGCCGACCTGAACCTGCCCGAGCCACTGCTCGGCGCGTTGCGCAAGGCCGGCATCGACGCACCCTTCCCGATCCAGTCGGCGACCCTGCCGGACGCGCTCGCCGGGCGCGACGTGCTCGGCCGGGCGCAGACCGGGTCCGGGAAGACCCTCGCCTTCGGGCTGGCCCTGCTGGCCCGCCTCGACGGCGGCAAGGCCCGGTCGCGGAAGCCCCGCGGCCTGGTCCTCGTGCCCACCCGCGAGCTGGCCCTCCAGGTCAGCGACGCGCTCACCCCGCTGGCCCGCGCGCTGGGCCTGTGGTGCCGGACCGCCGTCGGCGGGATGGCCTTCCCCCGGCAGGCCGACGCGCTGCACCGCGGCGTGGACCTGCTGATCGCCACACCGGGCCGTCTGTCGGACCACGTCCGGCAGGGCACCGCGGACCTCGGCGAGGTCCAGTTCGTCGCCATCGACGAGGCCGACCAGATGGCCGACATGGGCTTCCTGCCCCAGGTCCGGGAGATCCTGGACCTGACCCCGGCGGACGGGCAGCGGCTGCTGTTCTCCGCGACGCTGGACGGTGACGTCGGGCAGCTGGTCAACCGCTACCTGCACGACCCGGTGGAGCACTCGGTCGCGCCGGCCACGGCCAGCGTCGACACGATGGACCACTACGTGTTCCAGGTCTCCCGCCAGGAGAAGCAGTCCGTCATCACCGAGATCGGTGCCCGCGAAGGCCGCACGATCATGTTCGTGCGCACCAAGCACCACGTCGACCGGTTGACCGACCGGCTGCGTGAGCGCGGGGTGCGGGCCGGTGCGCTGCACGGCGGCAAGTCGCAGGGCCAGCGCAACCGGGTCCTGCAGGACTTCCGCGACGGCCACACCACGGTGCTGGTCGCCACGGACGTCGCCGCTCGCGGCATCCACGTCGACGACGTCAGCCTGGTGCTGCACGTCGACCCGGCGGCCGACCACAAGGACTACCTGCACCGCGCCGGCCGCACCGCGCGTGCCGGGGCGTCCGGCACGGTCGTCACGCTGATCACCCCGGACCAGCGGCGCACCGTGCGCCGGATGACCGACCAGGCCGGCGTCCGCGCCGACCAGCTGGTGGTCCGTCCCGGTGACGCGAAGCTGGCCGACATCACCGGCGCCCGCGAGCCGAGCGGTGTTCCGGTGGTCGAACGTCCGCGTGACACCGCGCCGCGGCGAAGTGGCGCGCGTGGTTTCGGTGGGCCGCAGCGCCCGCGCCGTAGTGGCTATGGCGACCGCGACCGTGGGCACAGCGGCGGATACCGGCAGGGGCGTCCGAGCCGCGGCCCGCGCCGCAGCACGCCGTCCGCCGGCTGA
- a CDS encoding GNAT family N-acetyltransferase translates to MNPDSGVRGTDLTTQQLYDILRLRVDVFVVEQNCPYPELDGRDLLPTTRHFWIEGPDGVESYLRVLDEGDGVQRIGRVVTAQRARGRGLAARLMTAALISVGDADSVLDAQTYARGFYEKFGYVAEGDEFDEDGIPHIRMRRRLVPTR, encoded by the coding sequence GTGAACCCCGACAGCGGTGTCCGCGGAACGGACCTCACCACGCAGCAGCTGTACGACATCCTCCGGCTCCGGGTGGATGTGTTCGTCGTGGAGCAGAACTGCCCGTATCCGGAGCTGGACGGCCGGGATCTGCTCCCGACGACCCGGCACTTCTGGATCGAGGGGCCGGACGGCGTCGAGTCCTACCTCCGCGTTCTCGACGAAGGCGACGGGGTCCAGCGCATCGGCCGGGTCGTCACCGCGCAGCGGGCGCGGGGTCGGGGGCTCGCCGCCCGGCTCATGACAGCGGCGCTGATTTCGGTCGGCGACGCCGACAGCGTGCTCGACGCCCAGACCTACGCCCGCGGCTTCTACGAGAAGTTCGGCTACGTCGCCGAGGGTGACGAGTTCGACGAGGACGGCATTCCGCACATCAGGATGCGACGCCGGCTGGTGCCGACTCGCTGA
- a CDS encoding dihydrofolate reductase family protein, with the protein MSTVYSNLSVSADGFLAGPRQSRENPLGEGGLALHEWHLERAADNRAEADTIVDAGAFVMGRNMFGPVRGEWDEDWRGWWGEEPPYHGPVFVLTHFPREPVVMAGGTTFHFVTDGIESALTQARAAAGDRNVSIAGGASTVNQFLAAGLLDELRLHIAPIVLGEGERLFAGVRGLDLEATSSRTGARAIHVTYRIRR; encoded by the coding sequence ATGAGCACGGTGTACAGCAATCTGAGCGTGTCGGCGGACGGGTTCCTGGCGGGGCCGCGGCAGAGCCGGGAGAACCCGCTCGGCGAAGGTGGTCTGGCCCTGCACGAGTGGCACCTGGAGCGGGCGGCGGACAACCGGGCCGAGGCCGACACGATCGTGGACGCCGGCGCGTTCGTCATGGGACGCAACATGTTCGGCCCGGTTCGCGGCGAGTGGGACGAGGACTGGCGCGGCTGGTGGGGCGAGGAGCCGCCGTACCACGGGCCGGTGTTCGTGCTGACCCACTTCCCGCGTGAGCCGGTGGTCATGGCGGGCGGCACGACGTTCCACTTCGTCACCGACGGCATCGAGTCCGCGCTGACGCAGGCCCGCGCCGCGGCCGGGGACCGGAACGTCTCGATCGCCGGAGGCGCGTCCACCGTGAACCAGTTCCTGGCCGCGGGGTTGCTCGATGAGCTGCGCCTGCACATCGCCCCGATCGTGCTCGGCGAGGGCGAACGGCTCTTCGCGGGCGTGCGCGGTCTGGACCTGGAGGCCACCTCGTCACGCACCGGGGCGCGCGCCATCCACGTGACCTACCGCATCCGGCGCTAG
- a CDS encoding RIO1 family regulatory kinase/ATPase: protein MRQHDFEDFTPRRRRSRFDDEINPVRRGRLTEGERERLARLREDAYAEPEIPGGADRYSTWDSAEHGPRPHPVWVVTDLAAVDTELGVLKTGKEADVHLLRRGLPGGGPECLLAAKRYRSSEHRQFHRDSGYLEGRRMRRSRENRAIAQRTSFGRNLIAEQWAAAEFAALSRLWTMGAPVPYPVQRDGTELLLEFVGDADGTAAPRLAQLRPEPDELRDLWFQTLGALDALASEGLAHGDLSAYNILVRDGRIVLIDLPQVVDVVANPGGAEFLTRDVRNIAAWFAARGLQVETDETAADLRERAGLT from the coding sequence GTGCGCCAGCACGATTTCGAAGACTTCACGCCCCGTCGCCGACGTTCGCGGTTCGACGACGAGATCAACCCGGTCCGCCGTGGCCGCCTCACCGAGGGCGAGCGGGAGCGGCTCGCCCGCCTGCGTGAGGACGCCTACGCCGAGCCCGAGATCCCGGGCGGCGCCGACCGCTACTCCACCTGGGACAGCGCCGAGCACGGACCGCGCCCGCACCCGGTGTGGGTGGTCACCGACCTGGCCGCCGTCGACACCGAGCTCGGTGTCCTCAAGACCGGCAAGGAAGCCGACGTGCACCTGCTGCGCCGGGGCCTGCCCGGCGGTGGCCCGGAATGCCTGCTCGCCGCGAAGCGTTACCGCTCCAGCGAGCACCGCCAGTTCCACCGCGACTCCGGCTACCTGGAAGGCCGGCGCATGCGGCGGTCGCGGGAGAACCGGGCCATCGCACAGCGGACGTCGTTCGGCCGCAACCTCATCGCCGAGCAGTGGGCGGCCGCCGAGTTCGCCGCGCTCAGTCGGTTGTGGACCATGGGCGCGCCGGTGCCGTACCCGGTGCAGCGGGACGGCACGGAACTGCTGCTGGAGTTCGTCGGTGACGCCGACGGCACCGCGGCGCCGCGCCTGGCCCAGCTGCGGCCCGAGCCGGACGAACTGCGCGACCTGTGGTTCCAGACACTCGGAGCGCTCGACGCCCTGGCGTCGGAAGGGCTCGCGCACGGCGACCTCTCCGCCTACAACATCCTCGTCCGCGACGGCCGGATCGTGCTGATCGACCTGCCGCAAGTGGTCGATGTGGTGGCGAATCCGGGCGGAGCCGAGTTCCTCACCCGTGACGTCCGCAACATCGCCGCGTGGTTCGCGGCACGAGGACTGCAGGTGGAGACCGATGAGACGGCCGCAGACCTGCGGGAGCGGGCGGGGCTGACGTGA